TCGACCCTTTCTTTCGCCGCAATAATATTCTCATCTTTATAGCGAGCGATAACCTCATCCTCTAAGAAATGACCTTCTTCATCTACTTTTGCATTTGCTTGAGCAATGACGTAATTATCTTCTTCATCTGCCGTAACATATACAATCTCATTTGTTACTCGATGGGTTTCAGGGTCTACTTTACGATAAGGTGCCTCAATAAAACCATATTCATTGACCCTCGCAAAAGTAGAAAGTGAGTTAATCAAACCAATGTTTGGACCTTCAGGAGTTTCGATCGGACACATTCTACCATAATGGGAATGGTGAACGTCCCGAACTTCAAATCCAGCCCGCTCTCTCGTTAATCCTCCAGGTCCTAATGCACTAAGACGTCGTTTGTGAGTTAACTCAGCTAATGGGTTGGTTTGATCCATAAATTGGGATAACTGACTACTTCCAAAGAATTCTTTAATCGAAGCAATTACAGGTCGAATATTGATTAAGGCTTGAGGTGTGATCATGTCTGCATCCTGAATGGACATTCGTTCCCGAACGACACGTTCCATTCGTGATAAACCAATGCGGAATTGATTTTGTAATAACTCTCCAACAGAACGCAAACGGCGATTACCTAAATGGTCAATATCGTCCGTATCTCCTACTCCATATAACAAATTAATAAAATAGTTAATGGACGCAATAATATCTGCTGGAGTAATATGTTTCACACTTTTATCCACTACTCGGTTAGAGATAACTTTAACAATGTGCCCATCCTCGTTAGGAGAAAAGACGTTGATCGATTGTAGAGGGATTGTTTCTTCAACCACTCCACCTCTAGGATCATAGTTCACATAATTCACACCGTTTTCTAAAGCAGGCAAGATTTTATCAAGAAGACGACGGTCGACAATTTGTCCTGCTTCGGCAATAATCTCACCTGTTGTCGGATCGACAAGCGTCTCTGCAAGTCGTTGATTAAACAAGCGATTTTTAATATGGAGCTTTTTATTGATTTTATAACGACCTACTTCGGCGAGATCATATCGCTTTGGGTCAAAGAAACGGGAGACTAATAAACTCTTTGCATTTTCAACGGTAGGAGGTTCTCCTGGCCGCAAACGTTCATAAATTTCAATTAAGGCTTTTTCTACGGAATCGGTGTTGTCTTTATCTAAAGTGTTACGAATATATTCGTTATCACCCAATAGGTCGATAATTTGCTCATTTGTTCCAAACCCTAATGCACGGAGTAAAACCGTTACCGGTAATTTTCTTGTACGGTCAATGCGTACATAAATGATGTCTTTCGCATCAGTTTCTAATTCCAACCATGCACCTCGGTTAGGAATAATCGTAGAAGTAAAGGTCTTTTTACCATTTTTATCTACTTTTGTACTAAAGTAGACACTTGGCGAACGAACAAGTTGGCTGACGATTACCCTTTCAGCACCATTGATAATAAAGGTACCTGTTTCCGTCATCAATGGGAAATCTCCCATAAAGACTTCCTGTTCTTTTACTTCACCTGTTTCTTTGTTGATTAATCGCACCTTTACCCTTAAAGGAGCAGCATAGGTTACATCGCGTTCTTTCGCATCATCTACAGTGTACTTTGGCTCGCCTAAGCTGTAGTCAATAAATTCGAGGATTAGATTTCCTGTAAAATCTTGAATTGGTGAGATGTCTTTGAATAATTCTCTTAAACCTTTCTCTAAGAACCATTCATAAGACTTTTTTTGAATTTCAATCAAATACGGGATCTCTAAAACCTCTTCAATCCTTGCATAGCTTCTGCGCTGTCTACGGCCATACTGCACAAGTTTTCCCGCCAAGATTTTCACCCCTTAGACCAGAGTTCTTTATCACAAAAAAATAAAAATGGGTTAAAGAAACCTCATTTTTTAAAACTCATATAATATTGATTTTTAACAAAAATCAACTAAACCATTCCTTAATATGTATATTTTGAAATATTAAATCTACGTTACAATATTTAGACTATAGCATTTTTGTATATTACCATAATTAAAAAAGTAAGTCAATGCTTGAATTTTAAAAATTATTTACTTTTAGTGGATCGAATGATAGAATACCCTTTACTTCTTTCAACCTCTTCGACGGTCGAAAATAACGATTCTAACTTCTTCATTGCCGAAGGGGCTCCCTGCTTTTTTTGAATTACGATCCAAAGTTCCCCACCTTCTTTTAAATGAAACAAAGAATCTTCAAAAAGTGAATAAACAATTGATTTCCCAGCTCGAATAGGTGGGTTCAATAATACCAGATCAAAATCATCACGTCTCACGTTTTGAAACCCATTACTTTGATAAACCTCTATCAATATATTCTCATTTATATTTTTCCGATTGTGTTCAACATTATATTTTGCTAGTTCGATGGCTCTCTCATTTATATCGACCATATGAACAAGACCTTTTTCAATGACAGAGGCAGAAACAATTCCAACTGGTCCATATCCACAGCCTAAATCTAAGATCTTTGTAGATTGAGGAAACTGGACGGTTTCGATCAGCAAAGCTGTTCCAAAATCTACTCTCTTTTTGGAAAAGACCCCCGAATCCGTTTTGAATTGAAACTTTTTCCCATAGAAATTCGCTTCAATAAATCTTTCATCATGTGCCACGTGAGGGTTTTGACTATAGTAGTGTTCATTCATATCATATTCTCCCAATAAGACAAAAAATATACATCAGTATTATACCCATCTTAACAAACAAATTTACAATGCAAATAAAAACCCGCTGGCTTATCAGCGGGTTTTTGATCATGTTGTCGATTATTTAACTTCAACAGAAGCTCCAGCTTCTTCAAGTTTAGCTTTGATAGATTCAGCTTCTTCTTTAGAAACTTTCTCTTTAACTGGTTTTGGAAGGTTGTCAACAAGATCTTTTGCATCTTTTAATCCAAGGCCAGTAATTTCACGAACTACTTTGATTACGTTGATCTTAGAAGAACCAGCATTTGCTAAGATTACATCGAATTCAGTTTGTTCTTCAACAGCTTCTGCTGCAGCAGCACCACCAACAACTGCTACAGGAGCAGCCGCTGTTACACCAAACTCTTCCTCAATTGCTTTTACTAAATCATTTAATTCAAGAACAGACATGTTTTTAATCGCTTCAATAATTTGTTCTTTCGTCATTATATGAACCTCCTATAATTAATTTTAATCTGATGTTTTAACATGATAACCTTTGTAAATTATGCTTCTTGTTCTTTCTTTTCAGCCACTGCCTTAACAGCAAGAGCCATATTACGCATAGGTGCTTGTAATACACTAAGTAACATAGAAAGTAAACCTTCACGAGATGGTAAGGAAGCTAACGCTTTAACTTCATTAACATTTACGATTCTTCCTTCTAATACCCCTGCTTTAACTTCTAGTGCTTCATGTTTTTTTGCAAAATCAACGATAATTTTTGCAGGAGCTACTACATCCTCGTTACTGAATGCAATAGCTGTAGGACCTGTTAAAAATTCATCGAGGCCAGTTAGATCAGCTTCAGCAGTTGCACGGCGAACTAATGTATTTTTTAATACTTTAAATTCAACGCCTGCTTCACGTAAGTTTTTTCTTAATTCAGTCACTTCTGCAACATTTAAACCGCGATAGTCAGTAACAATCGTGGTTTTACTATTGCGTAATTTTTCAACAATCTCAGCTACTAATTGTTGTTTTTCCTCGCGTACACCCACGTTTCACACCTCCTATGATTGTGATGATCACCGAGACAGCCAAGCACATAAAAAAGGCCTCCGCAAACAGCGAAGGCACACGATACCCGAAGAATATCTGATTACCTCGGTAGGAAATTAAGCCAAATGGCACCTACTGTCTACGGTATAGCTATCTTATAAAATTGACGATATTTATATTAACATAGGGAAACCAAGAAGTCAAAAACCATTATTTCACAACTTTAGCAAGATTGATTTTAACTCCTGGCCCCATTGTTGAGCTAATCGTTACGTTACGAACGTATTGACCTTTTGCCGCAGCTGGTTTGACCTTAACCAATGTATCAATAATCGTTTGTAAGTTCTCAAGTAATTTTTGACTATCAAAAGAAACTTTACCGATTGGTGCATGAATATTTCCAGCCTTATCAACACGGTACTCAATTTTACCAGCTTTAATCTCATTTACAGCTTTTGCAACATCAAATGTTACTGTTCCTGTTTTAGGGTTTGGCATTAGGCCTTTTGGTCCTAAAACACGACCAAGTTTACCTACTGAAGCCATCATATCAGGTGTAGCAACAACGACATCAAATTCGAACCAACCTTGTTGGATCTTGTTGATATAGTCCTCATCACCAACATAATCAGCACCTGCGGCTTCAGCCTCTTTAGCTTTTTCACCTTTTGCAAACACTAATACTCTTTGTGTTTTACCAGTACCATGTGGTAATACGACTGCACCACGAATTTGTTGATCAGCTTTTTTAGGGTCAACACCTAAGCGAACTGCAACCTCTACAGTTTCATCAAACTTAGCCTTAGAAATCTTTTTTACAAGTTCAATCGCTTCTATTGGATCATAAGCCTTTTCGCGATCGATTTGTTTTAAGGCTTCTAAATACTTTTTACCCGCCATATCAATTTTCCTCCTTTTGTGGTTTTTGCGGTTAAACCTCCCACTATTTGGGGTTGGTCCATTTGAACCAACCCCAAAAAAACACTAGTCTTCAATAACAATGCCCATACTACGTGCTGTACCTTCTATCATGCGCATAGCCGCTTCAACATTAGCAGCATTTAGATCAGGCATCTTTTGTTCAGCAATTTCGCGAACTTTTGAACGTTTCACAGTAGCTACTTTCTTCCTGTTTGGCTCACCAGATCCACTTTCAATACCTGCAGCTTTTTTCAATAAGACAGCAGCAGGTGGAGTTTTTGTAATAAATGTAAAAGATCTATCTTCATATACAGTTATTTCAACAGGAATGATCAACCCTGCATCATCAGCAGTACGAGCATTGAATTCTTTACAGAATCCCATGATATTCACTCCTGCTTGACCAAGCGCAGGACCAACTGGTGGTGCTGGGTTTGCTTTTCCAGCAGGAATCTGTAGTTTCACGATTTTAATGACCTTCTTTGCCATGCGACACACCTCCTTAGTCCAGAATGTGGTTAACGGGTTATTCCCTCCCACTTACATCAAATCCCATTTTTGAACGGGAGAATTATATAAGCATACCAAATTTAAATTTACCATAATAGTAAATTTATTTCAACTTATCTATGTTCGTGGGATTGATTAAATTTTTTCAACCTGATCGAAATCTAATTCCACAGGTGTTTCTCTACCAAACATGTTGACTAACACTTTAATCTTATGTTTCTCCATATTGATCTCTTCAATATGACCAACAAAATTTTGAAATGGACCTTCAATGACTTTCACATTCTCTTTTAGCTTAAAGTCAACTTTTGGTCGAATTTCTTCCATGCCCATTTGTTTTAAAATCGCTTTTGCTTCTTCATCTAATAAGGGAGTCGGTTTGGAACCAGCGCCTGATGAACCTACAAAACCAGTTACTCCAGGCGTATTACGAACAACATACCAAGAGTCATCGGTCATGATCATTTCAACAAGAACATAGCCTGGGAATACCTTTCTCATCACAGACTTTTTCTTGCCATCTTTATTCTCAATCTCTTCTTCCACAGGAACTAAGACGCGAAAAATCTTATCTTCCATTCCCATCGATTCAACTCTTTTTTCTAAATTGGTTTTCACTTTGTTCTCATACCCTGAATAAGTATGAACAACATACCATTTCTTTTCCATACAGATTTGGACGCTTGTCCTTATCCCCCTTTTCGATTACTTACCTAAGCCAATTAATGATAATATAGAAGAAATCCCCAAGTCGATAATTACAAAAAATATCGTAAGAAAGGCAACCGTTGTGATCACGACGGTCGTATAACTGATTAGCTCTTTACGACTAGGCCAACGAACTTTCTTTAATTCGCGTACACTATCTTTAAAAAAATCCCGAATAGATTGAAAGCTTTTCTTTAGTCCTGTCCCTACATTAGCTAAAAACATAAACGAGCACCTCCATTAACGAGTCTCGCGATGTAATGTATGGTCATTACAGAACTTGCAATATTTTTTCAATTCAATGCGGTCGGGATTGTTACGCTTGTTTTTATTCGTGGTATAATTTCGTTGTTTACATTCGGTGCAAGCTAATGTTACGATCACGCGCATATTGAATTACACCTCCCACATGCCAAACTGTCCATGACACATTTATTCTGATGGCTAATCAAAAATAAAAGCCAATTAATTATGCATGGTTACCCCAAATACTTTATCATACTCAAAAATCAATGTCAACTAAATGATGAAAACAGGATTTATTTCATATCTTCGTATTTCTGGCTTGTATGATTCTATAAGCTGCGACATAGCACGACTTGCAACTTTAGTTGCATAGTGTGACTTGTACCCCATTGGTGCTTTAGCGAGCGAGTTTTCCTACCATCTGTTCATTCTAGGAAAACCACGAGGTATCGGAGCAGCGTTAGAACATACAAGCCATATTAGGTTTGTATAATTCCAACGCACTCCGTTGTCCGTGTATTTCTATTGAATGAAGGATAAGAAAGAAATACACTCCCAAAAGTCGCTGCTTATGGAATATACAAACCCGATATCCTATTCATCAAAAAAAATAGGGTTGTATATTTCTATACAAACCCTTTCATTCAATAAATCTTTTATTTTAAAGATTTGATTCATCTCTTCCTTCAAGATACCGTTCCAATTTTCTTTTCACTCGTTGCAGTGCATTATCTATTGATTTTACATGTCGACCTAATTCTTCAGCGATTTCCTGATAAGATCGGCCATCCAAGTAAAAACGCAGTACTTGTCTTTCTAAATCACTTAATAACGCACCCATTTTTTCCTCAATATCTTCAAACTCTTCTTGGTTGATAATTAATTCCTCAGGATCCATTACCTTATTCCCGCAAATCACATCAAGAAGAGTTCGATCAGACTCTTCATCATAAATTGGCTTGTCCAATGAAATATAAGAATTCAAAGGGATGTGTTTTTGCCTTGTGGCCGTCTTTATAGCTGTAATAATCTGTCTTGTAATACATAATTCAGCAAATGCCTTAAACGAAGAGAGTTTATCTCCGCGAAAATCACGAATCGACTTATATAAGCCAATCATTCCCTCTTGAATAATATCTTCTCGATCTGCACCAATTAAGAAATAGGATCGCGCTTTTGCTCTGACAAAATGTTTATATCGTTGAATTAAATATTCTAATGCAACGAGATCACCTTCGTGTACATAATCAACTAACTCTTCATCAGGAGCATATTCATAATGGATACATATGTTACTTTCTTTGAGGTTAACACTCACCGCGACCCCTCCGACAATTCACTACATTAAAAGATGAAGACATTATACATTATGTAACCTAAAAATGTCAATCGGAACCTATTTTTTTCTGCGAAAATTTTCAAAAAATTTAATCGTTTCTTGATCAATTACAGAAGATATATTTTGCTTTAATTCCTGGTTTCGTTTGTTAACCGATCGTTGAATCGAATTTTTTACCATTTCTTGTTCAATCGCAAGCTCTCTTGCAGAGATTCGCAATGCCCCTTGCCCAAAAATCACCCTTTGTTCTGTATAATCTGATGTAGCTACATAGATCATCCGTTTACGATGGTGCAAGTCACCGACTAATTTTTCAATAAATTCATCGGCTGTTTCATTTTCCTTTGTAAAATAAACGGTTAAACGTCGATCTTTGTATTTCTTCCCTAAACCTGGAACTTGATGGGCATCAAACACAACCATCACTTCTCGACCCGAATACGCTTGGTACTCACTTAACCAATCCAGTAGTTGATCCCTAGCCTCTTCTAAGAGTCCTTTCTCTTTTAATTCACGTAACTGTGGCCATGCACCAATAATATTATATCCATCCACGATGAGAATTTCTTCCATATTTAACTCCGTTCGTGCTAAAATCCTCGATTTCGATATACTTCATATAAGATGATACCCGCTGCTACTGACGCATTAAGAGAGTTTACATGTCCTTGCATTGGCAATTTAACCATATAATCACATTTTTCTCTCACAAGTCTTGAAATACCTTTACCCTCACTACCAATGACAATAACAACCGGCATTTTATAATCAACTTCATGGTACATTTGCTTTGCTGATGCATCTGTGCCAACGATCCAAAAACCCTCTTCTTTTAAAAAATCAATGGTTTGAGCAAGATTTGTTACTCGCGAAACAGGCACATATTCAATTGCACCAGCAGAAGTTTTGGAGACTGTTGCTGTTAATCCTACTGATCGGCGTTTGGGAATGATCACCCCATCAACACCAACTACATCACTGGTACGAAGGATCGACCCCAGATTATGAGGATCTTCAATTTCATCAAGTAATACAAAAAAAGGTGGTTTGTTTCCCTTTTTTGCTTTTTGGACAAGATCAACTAAGTCTGAATACTCGTATGAAGCAATTGAAGCAACGACTCCTTGGTGGTTTCCGTTTTCAGTTATTTGATCTAATTTCTTTTTTGGGCAAAATTGAGTGATGACCCTCTTCTCTTTTGCAAGGGTTAATAATTTATGCAAACTGGATTTTTGGATCCCTTCAGCGATATAGATCTTATTAATCGACCGATCCGATTGTAGAGCTTCAAAGACCGAATTTTTACCCATAATATAGGTTTGATCTTGATTATTTTGTTTTGTTTTGTTCATTGTCATATTCCCTTTCAATAAAAGCTATAGCTTCCTGAATTAATGAATCCATTCTTTCTTTGTTGTCAGATAAATAGAGATAACCAATTAAAGCCTCAAAAGCGGTACTATGACGATAGTCGACAATATCTGCATTTTTCGGAGAAGTATTCGATTTCGTATTACGTCCTCGCTTTACAATCTCCTTTTCTTCCTCTGTCAAATTGGGTAATAAATAATGAAGAATTTGCGCCTGTGCTTTCGCAGAAACAAATTGTATCGCTTTTTTATGGAGAACATTTGGTTTTCCACCTTGTAAAACGAGGAAGTGACGGATATACATTTCATAAACGGCATCGCCGATATATGCTAAGTTAAGTGCGTTCATTTCTTTTGGTTTCCTTACGTTATTTTTCCCGATCATTTTTTCCGCCATCTAACCCCTTGAGGTGTATCCTCGAGAATGATCCCTGCTTCTGCTAACTGGTTTCGGATTTGGTCAGCTAGAGCCCAGTCTTTATTCTTTCTTGCGATCTGTCTTTGTTCAATCAATTGCTCAATCCAATGAACATCCTCTTTTTTTGCTTCATTTTTTTCCAATATCTTGTCTAAACCTAAAACTTCGAGTAATAACTCTAATTTATCCATGAACATTTGAACAATCTCTCGATGAACCACTTTATTTTGCAAATAAAGATTCCCTTGTTTGATCAATTCATAAATCACTGTAATGGCATTGGCTGTATGAAAATCGTCATCCATTTCTTTTTCAAATTGTTTATGAAGTTGTTCAATCAATCCTAAGGTTTCTATATCTATTTGGCGTTTTTCCTGAGTTGTTGCGTCAGCCAATCGATGGCTTAGATTAAGATATGCTATTTTAATTCGTTCTAACCCATTCTTCGATTGTTCCAATAAATCATCGGTAAAGTTAATCGGGTGACGATAATGAACACTTAAGAGTAAAAATCGCAAAACAAGCGGATCCACTTTTTGAATGAGATCATGGATGGTCAAAACATTCCCTAGTGACTTAGACATTTTCTCATCATTGATATTAATATAACCATTATGCATCCAATAGTTTGCTAAAGGTTTATGATGAATACTTTCTGATTGGGCGATTTCATTTTCATGATGAGGAAAGATAAGATCGGCACCACCCGCGTGAATATCAATAGTTTCGCCCATGTATTTTCGAACCATTGCAGAGCATTCAATATGCCATCCAGGCCTTCCCTCTCCCCAAGGGCTATCCCAAGCAATTTCTCCGAGTTTTGCAGCTTTCCATAAAGCAAAATCAAGTGGGTTATCTTTTTTCTCATCTACTTCCACTCTAGCCCCTGCTTGTAAGTCTTGAATCGACTGGTGGGATAGTTTTCCATAACCTTTAAAACGGTTCGTTCGAAAATAAACATCACCATTCACAATGTAAGCCAGATCTTGACTTAGTAAATCTTGAATAAAATGAATGATCTCCCCCATATTCTCTGTTACTTTTGGGTGAATGCTAGCTCGTTTTACACCTAAAGCATCTGCATCAACAAAAAATTCTTGAATATACTGTTCTGAAATTTTTAGTGGAGACTCGCCCATTTCCTTTGCTTTATTGATAATTTTATCATCAATGTCGGTAAAATTTTGCACATATGTTACATTATAACCTTTGTATTCCAAATAACGACGAACGGTATCGAATACGACTAATGGCCTCGCATTTCCTAAGTGGATATAATTATAAACCGTCGGTCCGCAGACATACATTTTTACCTTACCTGGTTTAATCGATTGAAAGATCTCTTTCCTTCTTGTTAATGTATTATAAATCCGAATCACTGTTTCAATACACCTCCTGCTTTTAAGATCTCCAATTCTTTTTTCAGTTCATCAATTTGTTGTTGCATCGATCGAATGGTATCTGCAACAGGATCTGGTAAATGAACTTGGTCTAGATCATCTTTTACTCTCCGCCCATTTTGGATGACGATTCTCCCCGGGATACCGACCACCGTAGAGTTAGGTGGTACCTCTTTTAAGACGACGGAACCAGCACCAATCTTTGCATAATCTCCTACTTTAATTGAGCCTAATATTTTTGCTCCAGATGCAATAAGTACATGATTTCCGATCGTTGGATGTCGTTTACCATGTTCTTTTCCTGTTCCACCAAGCGTTACTCCCTGATAGAGGGTAACATAATCTCCGATCTCACACGTTTCGCCAATTACTACACCCGTACCATGGTCAATGAATAAACCTTTCCCAATTTTCGCTGCAGGATGAATCTCAATCCCTGTTAAAAACCGTCCGAAATTGGATAAAATTCTTGCCATTGTATAAAATTTTCGATTCCAAAGCGCATGAGCAATTCGATAAATCCATATTGCGTGTAACCCTTGGTAGGCAA
This Tepidibacillus fermentans DNA region includes the following protein-coding sequences:
- the cysE gene encoding serine O-acetyltransferase; this encodes MFDKMKEDVKVILEMDPAARSVWEVILAYQGLHAIWIYRIAHALWNRKFYTMARILSNFGRFLTGIEIHPAAKIGKGLFIDHGTGVVIGETCEIGDYVTLYQGVTLGGTGKEHGKRHPTIGNHVLIASGAKILGSIKVGDYAKIGAGSVVLKEVPPNSTVVGIPGRIVIQNGRRVKDDLDQVHLPDPVADTIRSMQQQIDELKKELEILKAGGVLKQ